Proteins encoded together in one Larus michahellis chromosome 4, bLarMic1.1, whole genome shotgun sequence window:
- the NR1H3 gene encoding oxysterols receptor LXR-alpha, translating into MGPNQLSTQDHGKRVASVFEMEEQGLSLFPGSENPPEHAENPPLKRKKGPAPKMLGNEVCSVCGDKASGFHYNVLSCEGCKGFFRRSVIKGAQYVCKNGGKCEMDMYMRRKCQECRLRKCQEAGMREQYVLSEEQIQLKKLKKQEDDQARTVVVRPTPPNPPSPSHKLTPEQLSMIKKLVAAQQQCNQRSFTDRLKVTPWPQVPDPNNREARQQRFAHFTELAIISVQEIVDFAKQLPGFLELTREDQIALLKTSTIEVMLLETSRRYNPEIESITFLKDLSYNRDDFAKAGLQFEFINPIFEFSKGMNELQLNDAEYALLIAINIFSADRPNVQDQSLVERLQHTYVEALHSYICINRPNDRLMFPRMLMKLVSLRTLSSVHSEQVFALRLQDKKLPPLLSEIWDVHE; encoded by the exons ATGGGTCCCAATCAACTCAGCACACAGGATCATGGGAAGAGGGTGGCAAGTGTATTTGAGATGGAGGAGCAAGGGCTTTCGCTCTTCCCTGGCTCAGAGAACCCCCCTGAGCATGCAG AAAATCCCCCCCTGAAGCGGAAGAAGGGCCCAGCCCCTAAGATGCTGGGAAATGAAGTGTGCAGCGTGTGTGGGGACAAGGCCTCTGGCTTCCACTACAACGTGCTGAGCTGTGAAGGCTGCAAGGGCTTCTTCCGCCGCAGTGTCATCAAGGGTGCACAGTACGTCTGCAAGAATGGCGGCAAGTGTGAGATGGACATGTACATGCGTCGCAAGTGTCAGGAATGCCGGCTGCGCAAGTGCCAGGAGGCGGGCATGCGGGAGCAGT ATGTTCTTTCTGAAGAACAGATCCaactgaagaaactgaagaagcAGGAAGATGATCAGGCTCGGACAGTTGTGGTGCGTCCAACCCCTCCGAATCCACCAAGCCCTTCCCACAAACTGACACCTGAACAGTTGAGCATGATAAAAAAACTTGTGGCCGCTCAGCAGCAGTGCAACCAGCGCTCATTCACAGACAGGCTCAAAGTGACG CCGTGGCCCCAAGTTCCTGACCCTAATAACCGTGAAGCAAGGCAGCAGCGCTTTGCTCACTTCACAGAACTTGCAATTATCTCTGTGCAAGAGATTGTGGACTTTGCCAAGCAACTACCTGGCTTCCTGGAGCTCACCAGGGAAGATCAGATCGCTTTATTGAAGACATCTACCATAGAG GTGATGTTGTTGGAGACATCTCGACGCTACAATCCAGAGATTGAAAGCATCACCTTTCTTAAGGACCTGAGCTATAATCGGGATGACTTCGCCAAAGCAG GTCTGCAGTTTGAGTTCATTAACCCCATCTTTGAGTTCTCAAAGGGAATGAATGAGCTACAGCTCAACGATGCTGAATATGCACTTTTAATCGCCATCAACATTTTCTCTGCAG ACCGACCGAATGTGCAGGACCAGTCCCTGgtggagaggctgcagcacaCTTATGTGGAAGCCCTTCATTCTTACATTTGCATCAACAGACCAAAT GACCGCTTGATGTTTCCACGGATGTTAATGAAGCTGGTCAGTCTTCGGACACTAAGTAGTGTCCACTCTGAACAGGTGTTTGCCCTTCGGCTGCAGGACAAGAAACTTCCTCCCCTGCTCTCAGAAATCTGGGATGTGCATGAGTGA